One segment of Panicum virgatum strain AP13 chromosome 1K, P.virgatum_v5, whole genome shotgun sequence DNA contains the following:
- the LOC120701407 gene encoding high mobility group B protein 15-like, whose protein sequence is MSAPAPAAAEEKAAVANAAAAAKGKEVAPVAASAEEKAAIANAVAAAKGKEVAAAEAGRGRFVAYPAPVAEHADVVADAARFRAALERLHAHMGTRLKVPIIGGKDLDLHQLYKEVTSRGGIDKVKAENRWREVTASFIFPATATNASFMLKKYYMSLLYHFEQLYFFRMQGWYQQEIDSRMNSSIDVKTEAQASHKRKRGTNASPSDPASSSDSVDVDVIIDGKFEHGYIVTVIMGSKSTKAILYNCTEEPALPTPVPPVASNSTDLKGGRRLRRRRRKKLSTTDPRHPKPNRSGYNFFFQDQHRILKPQYPGQDRLISKMIGERWNNLGPEDKAVYQERGVRDKERYRTQLAAYKEEQRTGQSVSNAVPIQQRLPQTEVTIDEVDSKVSEGDILLSNQGYSTSEESEHSGLKTVEDEELNTDTSPEMSMETTGSPGHPDPSADGDRFELRRRENPKADEKQNVPPDS, encoded by the exons ATGAGcgcgccggcaccggcggcggcggaggagaaggccgccgtcgccaacgctgctgcggcggcgaaggggaaggaggtggcgccggtggcggcttcggcggaggagaaggccgCCATCGCCAACGCTGTTGCGGCggcgaaggggaaggaggtggcggcggcggaggccgggagGGGGCGGTTCGTGGCGTACCCGGCGCCGGTGGCTGAGCACGCGGACGTGGTGGCGGACGCCGCGCGCTTCAGGGCGGCGCTCGAGAGGCTGCACGCGCACATGGGCACCAGGCTCAA GGTGCCAATTATTGGAGGGAAAGATTTGGATCTTCATCAGCTATATAAGGAGGTCACATCACGAGGTGGTATCGATAAG GTGAAGGCAGAGAATAGATGGAGGGAAGTGACTGCATCATTTATTTTCCCTGCCACTGCGACAAATGCTTCTTTTATGTTGAAGAAATACTATATGTCACTCTTATATCATTTTGAGCAGCTATATTTCTTTAGAATGCAAGGCTGGTATCAGCAAGAAATAG ATTCCAGAATGAATTCCTCCATTGATGTAAAAACTGAAGCTCAAGCTTCccataaaagaaaaaggggcACAAATGCATCTCCTTCAG ATCCAGCTTCGTCTTCAGATAGTGTTGATGTAGATGTGATAATTGATGGCAAGTTTGAACATGGTTACATAGTGACTGTTATTATGGGATCAAAATCCACTAAAGCAATCCTCTATAATTGCACTGAAGAACCTGCTCTGCCAACTCCAGTACCACCTGTTGCAAGTAATAGCACTGATCTGAAGGGTGGACGTCGCCTTCGGAGGCGACGTAGGAAGAAGTTAAGTACAACAGACCCCAGGCACCCCAAACCAAACAGGAGTGGCTATAATTTCTTCTTCCAGGATCAGCACAGAATCCTTAAGCCACAATATCCTGGACAAGACAGACTGATCAGTAAAATGATTGGTGAACGATGGAATAATCTAGGTCCTGAAGATAAAGCT GTATATCAAGAAAGAGGCGTACGGGATAAGGAGCGATACCGGACTCAGTTGGCTGCTTATAAAGAAGAACAGAGGACAGGTCAGTCTGTCAGCAATGCTGTGCCTATCCAGCAGAGACTCCCTCAGACAGAAGTGACGATTGATGAAGTAGACTCCAAGGTGAGCGAAGGCGATATTCTGCTGTCGAACCAAGGGTATAGCACTAGTGAAGAAAGTGAGCATTCAGGATTAAAAACCGTAGAAGATGAGGAGCTCAACACCGACACATCCCCTGAGATGAGCATGGAAACAACTGGTTCTCCTGGACACCCTGATCCCTCTGCTGATGGGGATCGCTTTGAATTGCGGCGAAGAGAAAACCCTAAGGCAGATGAGAAACAGAATGTGCCACCGGATTCATGA
- the LOC120701418 gene encoding receptor kinase-like protein Xa21: MVDVSEALAYLHHHHQGTIVHCDLKPSNVLLDGDMVAHVGDFGLARFKFDTTPPSLVDSTSTSSLTIKGTIGYIAPEYVVGGQVSTAADVYSFGVVLLKIFIRRSPADDMFKDGMTIAKLTEINIPDNVFQIIDPQLI; the protein is encoded by the exons ATGGTGGATGTATCAGAAGCTTTGGCGTATCTACACCATCACCACCAAGGAACCATTGTACATTGTGATCTGAAACCTAGCAACGTTCTTCTAGATGGTGATATGGTAGCACATGTTGGAGACTTTGGGCTAGCAAGGTTCAAATTTGATacaacaccaccatctcttgtTGACTCAACTTCCACTTCTTCACTCACAATCAAGGGAACCATTGGATACATTGCTCCAG AATATGTTGTGGGTGGTCAGGTTTCCACTGCGGCGGATGTATATAGCTTCGGAGTTGTTCTCCTTAAGATATTCATCCGAAGGAGCCCGGCAGATGACATGTTCAAGGATGGGATGACCATTGCAAAGTTAACAGAGATCAACATCCCCGATAATGTGTTCCAGATTATTGACCCACAACTGATTTAG